The Spirosoma radiotolerans genome has a window encoding:
- a CDS encoding OmpH family outer membrane protein gives MKKSLFFVLLCAVWLATPAQAQKFGYVDSEFIFGKMPEYQKALSEIDKFADKWSKDIQDKYVEIDKLQKAYQAEEILLTEDMKRDRQRAISDKEREAREYNNKVFGYQGLLFEKKKELMKVPMELINRAVEKVCIQKKLDFMFDKASDFVMLYTNPRHDYSDYVMEELGLDIKPTATNTNPINKTITKPK, from the coding sequence ATGAAAAAATCCCTATTTTTCGTACTTTTGTGCGCTGTTTGGCTGGCTACACCAGCGCAGGCACAGAAATTTGGGTACGTGGACAGTGAGTTTATTTTTGGCAAAATGCCTGAGTACCAAAAAGCCCTTAGCGAAATTGACAAATTTGCCGATAAGTGGTCAAAAGATATTCAGGACAAATATGTTGAAATAGACAAGCTTCAAAAAGCGTATCAGGCGGAGGAGATCCTGCTAACCGAAGATATGAAACGCGATCGGCAACGGGCCATTAGTGACAAAGAACGGGAAGCAAGAGAGTACAATAACAAAGTGTTCGGGTATCAGGGACTACTTTTTGAGAAGAAAAAGGAACTGATGAAAGTCCCGATGGAGTTAATTAATCGGGCCGTTGAGAAAGTGTGTATTCAGAAAAAGTTAGACTTCATGTTCGATAAAGCGTCTGATTTTGTTATGCTGTACACCAACCCAAGGCACGACTATTCGGATTATGTAATGGAAGAATTAGGTTTAGATATTAAACCAACGGCGACGAACACGAATCCAATCAATAAAACAATCACAAAACCTAAGTAA
- the bamA gene encoding outer membrane protein assembly factor BamA, with protein sequence MEHRIKVLVGAVCLLIGLLPAHVRAQVRVGVGAGRGAIAPPAETNDLLNYASPKEYEIAGLTVTGTRYLDPNSLVSLAGLKMGDKIRIPGEAVGSAVRKLMESGLLDNVEMFATNVTDNKVSLMFRVQERPRLYRVSFMGIKKGEQDNLKDKVKLNLGKIVTNTITKNTQMATRKYFVDKGYLNTKVKITTIPDSTRNNATMRVLVDKGQKVKIAKINFEGLNEVDESTVRMKMKSTKQQRFGRLFTPSKFVPKKYEEDKQKLVEYYNKLGYRDAAIEDDTIVNNGSNAITINLKLNEGRQYFYRKIDFSGNYLYTSDQLRSVLGIVKGDVYNPDDLDKRLNGNPGQDLSSQYMDLGYLYYNAQPIERAIEGDSIDLEIRIFEGKQATINKVILNGNTKTSDHVVMRTIRTLPGQKFSKTNLIRTQRELSTLGYFDPEKIGINPVPQSDGTVDIEYTVEEKPSDQIELSGGWGGYVGFVGTLGLTFNNFSARNIPNLKAWRPLPAGDGQKVQLRFQANGSQYQVYSLSFTEPWLGGRKPNALSVSASHTVYKTFYDPSNPASIYQSLQGRKPTGSYTNTAITIGLGRQLKVPDDYFSLSNSISFQRYDLNNLDLFYIGYKDGISNNITFNTTLSRNSIDNPQFPRAGSSFTLSGSFTPPYSAWRTTTATEAPKDKYKFVEYHKWMFDASWFQTIFGKLVLNTRAHLGFLGSYNKRTAIGPFERFVLGGSGLAGQGQFALAQDIIGLRGYDDRSVYTADYDRAVDANSRSQGGVVYNKFVAELRYPVSLNPSATIFVLTFLEAGNNWGSYKQYNPFDLKRSAGFGARIFMPAFGLIGIDYGYGFDKIPGVKDKASGQFHFTIGQQFR encoded by the coding sequence TTGGAACACCGTATAAAAGTACTAGTGGGAGCCGTTTGCCTGCTCATAGGTCTGTTGCCTGCGCACGTTCGGGCACAGGTACGCGTTGGCGTTGGTGCTGGCCGTGGCGCTATCGCTCCTCCTGCCGAAACGAATGATCTGCTTAATTATGCCAGCCCGAAAGAATATGAAATTGCTGGCCTGACCGTAACGGGCACTCGTTACCTGGACCCCAATTCACTGGTTTCGCTGGCTGGCCTGAAAATGGGTGACAAAATCCGGATTCCCGGCGAAGCCGTTGGTTCAGCCGTTCGTAAACTGATGGAATCCGGCCTGCTGGACAATGTGGAGATGTTCGCCACCAACGTTACGGACAACAAAGTATCGCTGATGTTCAGAGTACAGGAGCGCCCCAGACTTTATCGGGTTAGCTTTATGGGCATCAAAAAAGGCGAGCAGGATAACCTAAAGGACAAAGTGAAACTGAATCTGGGTAAAATCGTGACCAACACGATTACGAAAAACACCCAGATGGCCACCCGGAAGTATTTCGTTGACAAGGGTTACTTAAATACGAAGGTTAAAATCACCACCATTCCGGATAGCACTCGTAACAACGCCACCATGCGCGTATTGGTCGACAAGGGCCAAAAGGTAAAGATCGCAAAAATCAACTTCGAAGGACTGAACGAAGTGGATGAGTCGACGGTGCGCATGAAAATGAAAAGCACGAAGCAACAACGCTTCGGGCGGTTGTTCACCCCATCGAAGTTTGTTCCCAAGAAATATGAGGAAGACAAACAAAAGCTTGTCGAGTACTATAACAAACTCGGCTATCGCGATGCGGCTATTGAAGATGATACAATCGTGAACAATGGTAGTAATGCCATTACCATTAACCTGAAGTTGAACGAAGGGCGTCAATATTTCTACCGGAAGATTGATTTCTCGGGCAACTACCTGTACACGTCCGATCAGCTTCGCTCGGTATTGGGTATCGTTAAAGGAGACGTTTACAATCCAGATGACCTCGATAAACGCCTGAATGGTAATCCCGGCCAGGATTTGAGTTCACAGTATATGGATCTGGGCTATTTGTATTACAACGCCCAGCCCATTGAACGAGCCATTGAAGGAGATTCGATCGACCTCGAAATTCGTATTTTTGAAGGCAAGCAGGCAACGATCAATAAAGTCATTCTGAATGGGAATACCAAAACCAGCGACCACGTGGTTATGCGGACCATCCGGACGTTGCCAGGCCAGAAATTCTCCAAAACAAACCTGATCCGTACACAGCGCGAATTATCGACACTGGGCTACTTTGACCCGGAAAAAATTGGGATTAACCCCGTTCCCCAGAGCGATGGTACCGTTGATATTGAGTATACGGTTGAAGAAAAGCCCTCTGACCAGATCGAATTATCGGGTGGCTGGGGTGGTTACGTGGGCTTTGTGGGTACGCTCGGCCTGACCTTCAATAACTTCTCAGCCCGGAACATTCCGAACCTGAAAGCCTGGCGGCCATTACCCGCCGGAGACGGCCAGAAAGTACAGCTCCGTTTCCAGGCAAACGGCTCGCAATACCAGGTGTATTCATTATCCTTTACAGAGCCCTGGCTGGGTGGTCGTAAACCAAACGCGTTGTCTGTTAGCGCCAGCCACACGGTCTACAAAACGTTCTATGATCCATCGAACCCGGCCAGTATTTACCAGAGTTTACAGGGTCGTAAACCAACGGGTTCGTATACCAATACAGCCATTACGATTGGGTTAGGACGGCAGTTAAAAGTCCCCGATGATTACTTTAGCTTAAGCAATTCGATCTCGTTTCAGCGCTATGACCTGAACAACCTCGATTTATTTTATATCGGCTACAAAGACGGGATTTCGAACAATATTACGTTCAACACGACGCTCTCGCGCAACAGCATCGATAACCCGCAATTCCCGCGTGCCGGTTCGTCCTTTACGCTGAGTGGTTCGTTTACGCCCCCTTATTCGGCCTGGCGTACGACAACCGCAACGGAGGCTCCAAAAGACAAATACAAGTTTGTTGAATACCACAAATGGATGTTCGATGCCAGTTGGTTCCAGACAATCTTTGGTAAGTTAGTATTAAACACCCGGGCTCACTTAGGCTTCTTGGGCAGCTACAACAAACGGACGGCCATCGGGCCATTTGAGCGATTTGTACTGGGTGGTTCCGGTCTGGCTGGCCAGGGCCAATTTGCACTGGCTCAGGACATTATCGGTCTGCGCGGGTATGATGACCGGAGTGTCTATACCGCCGATTATGACCGGGCGGTTGATGCGAACTCTCGTAGCCAGGGTGGTGTAGTTTACAACAAGTTTGTGGCTGAACTTCGTTATCCGGTATCGTTGAACCCATCAGCAACTATTTTCGTGCTGACCTTCCTTGAAGCGGGTAACAACTGGGGCAGCTACAAACAGTACAACCCATTTGATCTGAAACGGTCGGCAGGCTTCGGCGCCCGTATCTTTATGCCTGCCTTCGGCTTGATCGGTATTGACTATGGGTATGGTTTCGACAAGATTCCAGGGGTTAAGGATAAAGCGTCGGGTCAGTTTCACTTCACGATTGGGCAGCAGTTCAGATAA
- a CDS encoding aldose 1-epimerase family protein, giving the protein MATLENDYLRVSIRPEGAELTSIFHKPSGIEHLWQADPAVWPWHAPNLFPVVGGCLNNQLLIDGKTYPIARHGFARQSVFEITESTKTHAIFSLRSSDTTREHFPYEFDFQLIYELDGATLTVTYRLANEDEQPIYFSVGAHPAFAVPFTPGEAYEEYFVEFEREEPLETHMLSSVGYFTGETKLIPTTGNQLPLTKHLFDADALVFKNLASRRVAIRSNKHDHAILVSYPKFPYLGLWAKPGASFVCVEPWLGCADSEGAPKPIQQKEAIQHVEVNKVFEAAFTIEVR; this is encoded by the coding sequence ATGGCAACTCTAGAAAACGATTACCTGCGCGTCTCGATCCGGCCTGAAGGAGCCGAATTAACATCTATTTTTCATAAGCCAAGCGGTATTGAGCACCTCTGGCAAGCCGATCCAGCGGTTTGGCCTTGGCACGCGCCCAATCTGTTTCCGGTAGTAGGCGGTTGTTTGAACAACCAGTTGCTGATTGATGGGAAAACATACCCGATAGCGCGTCACGGATTTGCCCGGCAGTCTGTTTTTGAGATTACCGAATCCACAAAGACACATGCCATTTTTTCACTGCGGTCAAGTGATACTACACGGGAGCACTTTCCGTACGAATTTGATTTTCAGCTGATTTATGAATTGGATGGGGCTACTCTAACCGTTACGTATCGGCTCGCGAACGAAGACGAGCAACCCATCTATTTTTCGGTAGGCGCTCATCCGGCTTTTGCTGTACCCTTTACACCGGGCGAAGCTTACGAGGAATATTTTGTTGAATTTGAGCGCGAAGAGCCTTTAGAAACGCATATGCTCTCGTCGGTGGGATATTTTACCGGCGAAACAAAGTTAATTCCTACAACAGGTAATCAGCTTCCTTTAACGAAGCACCTGTTTGATGCCGATGCGCTGGTTTTTAAAAATCTTGCATCCCGGCGTGTTGCCATCCGGAGTAATAAGCACGATCATGCTATCCTGGTTTCTTATCCCAAATTTCCTTATTTAGGCCTGTGGGCTAAGCCTGGGGCATCATTTGTGTGCGTTGAACCGTGGCTGGGTTGTGCCGATAGCGAGGGCGCACCTAAGCCGATTCAACAGAAAGAAGCTATTCAGCACGTCGAGGTAAACAAGGTATTTGAAGCAGCTTTTACGATTGAGGTGAGGTAG
- a CDS encoding OmpH family outer membrane protein: MKKNLVMAFAAALLLGGLSAQAQAQTTTPATTAAAGPLKLGYTNIDYVLSQTPEAKDIQNQLTIQRTQSENELKRMQKELEDKYGAYEKGAAQMSDVIKKDRETELQGLQARIQEFGRTAEQSLQTKYQQLVNPVVQKIQKAIDAVAKDNGYQYVFNLDAGANTIPILLVAPEENNITELVLKKMGIDPAKAAAAAKPAATGGSNTATKPAAPATGSAATPKKN; this comes from the coding sequence ATGAAGAAAAACCTCGTCATGGCGTTTGCCGCAGCCCTATTGTTGGGCGGCTTGAGCGCACAGGCACAAGCCCAAACGACAACACCAGCAACGACCGCTGCAGCTGGTCCATTGAAGTTAGGCTATACGAACATTGACTACGTTCTGTCGCAAACACCCGAAGCAAAAGATATTCAAAACCAGTTGACCATTCAGCGTACGCAATCAGAAAATGAACTGAAGCGGATGCAGAAAGAACTGGAAGACAAATACGGCGCTTACGAGAAAGGGGCCGCCCAGATGTCAGATGTTATCAAGAAAGATCGGGAAACGGAATTACAAGGCCTACAGGCTCGTATCCAGGAGTTCGGCCGTACTGCTGAGCAATCGTTGCAAACGAAATATCAGCAATTGGTCAATCCGGTTGTGCAGAAAATTCAGAAAGCCATCGATGCCGTTGCGAAAGATAATGGCTATCAATATGTGTTCAATCTGGACGCTGGCGCCAATACCATTCCCATTCTGCTGGTTGCTCCTGAAGAGAACAACATTACAGAACTGGTTCTGAAAAAAATGGGCATTGACCCTGCGAAAGCAGCCGCTGCTGCCAAGCCAGCCGCCACGGGTGGTAGCAATACAGCCACTAAGCCTGCTGCTCCAGCAACCGGCTCGGCCGCTACACCTAAGAAAAACTAA
- the rpsL gene encoding 30S ribosomal protein S12 — protein MPTIQQLVRKGREKLIDKSKSPALDSCPQRRGVCTRVYTTTPKKPNSALRKVARVRLTNQKEVNAYIPGEGHNLQEHSIVLIRGGRVKDLPGVRYHIVRGALDTAGVSGRLQSRSKYGAKRPKPGQAPVKGGKGAPPAKKKK, from the coding sequence ATGCCTACTATACAACAACTCGTGCGTAAGGGCCGCGAAAAGCTGATCGACAAGTCAAAGTCGCCTGCTTTGGACTCTTGCCCACAACGTCGGGGCGTGTGTACGCGTGTGTACACAACGACGCCGAAGAAGCCGAACTCGGCGCTTCGGAAAGTTGCCCGGGTTCGTTTGACGAACCAAAAAGAAGTTAACGCCTACATTCCGGGTGAAGGTCACAACTTGCAGGAGCACTCAATCGTATTGATTCGCGGTGGTCGTGTGAAAGATCTTCCAGGTGTTCGTTACCACATCGTTCGTGGTGCGCTGGACACGGCTGGCGTAAGCGGTCGCCTGCAAAGCCGGTCGAAATATGGTGCCAAACGGCCGAAACCAGGTCAGGCTCCAGTAAAAGGTGGCAAAGGTGCACCACCAGCAAAAAAGAAGAAGTAA
- the rpsG gene encoding 30S ribosomal protein S7, whose product MRKAKPPKRYVLPDPKYKEVLVTKFVNNLMYEGKKSLAYSIFYDALDVVAKRTSESGLDTWKKALNNVMPSVEVKSRRVGGATFQVPTEVRADRKVAVGMKWLIKYARSRGEKTMVDRLAAEIVAAAKGEGAAVKKKDDTHRMAEANKAFSHFRF is encoded by the coding sequence ATGAGAAAGGCGAAACCGCCCAAGCGTTATGTGTTACCCGACCCAAAATACAAAGAGGTCCTTGTAACGAAATTTGTAAACAACCTGATGTACGAAGGCAAGAAGAGCCTGGCGTACTCCATCTTCTACGACGCCCTTGATGTGGTTGCCAAACGCACCAGCGAAAGTGGCTTAGATACATGGAAAAAGGCATTGAACAACGTCATGCCATCAGTTGAAGTAAAAAGCCGTCGTGTCGGTGGAGCTACCTTCCAGGTGCCAACCGAAGTACGGGCAGACCGAAAAGTCGCGGTAGGCATGAAATGGCTTATTAAGTATGCTCGTTCACGTGGTGAGAAAACAATGGTAGATCGGTTAGCCGCCGAAATCGTCGCAGCCGCTAAAGGTGAAGGCGCAGCGGTTAAAAAGAAGGACGATACGCACCGTATGGCAGAAGCCAACAAGGCGTTCTCGCACTTCCGGTTCTAA